The following proteins are encoded in a genomic region of Amia ocellicauda isolate fAmiCal2 chromosome 6, fAmiCal2.hap1, whole genome shotgun sequence:
- the sgsm3 gene encoding small G protein signaling modulator 3 isoform X1: MSGNFTPSPGGPFSALTPSMWPQDILGSINQDSDDPEIQYDEFGFRIDNEDPGRVTGGGVLAEDPQQRLRWQAHLEFTHNHAVGDLTWEHIAPCLPRSDRVAALVLGGIPHSMRPQLWMRLSGALQKKRTSEISYREIVKNSSNEDTTAAKQIEKDLLRTMPSNACFCSAGSVGVPRLRRVLRALAWLYPDIGYCQGTGMVVSCLLLFLEEEDCLWMMCSLIEELLPPSYFTSTLLGVQTDQRVLRQLIVQHLPRLDRLLQEHDIELSLITLHWFLTAFASVVSVPLLLRLWDLLFYHGSIVLFQVTLGMLKIKEEELVSSENSASIFNTLSDLPGQLGDGRRVLEEAAALEGSLCPQALEAQRRKHMAYLLAEQQAQLSNTHPPALSPSLGKVVRRQGPRRRSALSSLLFGDEEAAAALKAKNVRQTELVAALRDAIARLAQHFHCLDPRHCTTDLTPDYSMESHQKDHENFVLVSRCRRRRARALLDFERHDDDELGFRKNDIITIVSQKDEHCWVGELNGLRGWFPAKFVEVLDERSKEYSLAGDDSVTEAVTDLVRGTLCPALKAIFQHGLKKPSILGGPCHPWLFIEEAASREVERDFNSVYSRLVLCKTYRLDEDGKVLTPEELLYRAVQAVNMSHDSAHAQMDVKFRSLICVGLNEQVLHLWLEVLCSSVPAVEKWYLPWSFLRSPGWVQIKCELRVLSKFAFSLSQDCELADKKQEKEQKPLKEGVQDMLVKHHLFSWDIDG, translated from the exons ATGTCAG GGAACTTCACCCCCAGCCCTGGTGGCCCGTTCTCTGCCCTCACCCCCAGCATGTGGCCACAGGACATCTTGGGCAGCATCAACCAG GATTCAGATGATCCAGAGATCCAATATGATGAGTTTGGTTTCCGGATCGACAATGaag ACCCGGGCCGCGTCACTGGGGGAGGGGTGCTGGCGGAGGACCCGCAGCAGCGGCTGCGCTGGCAGGCCCACTTGGAGTTCACCCACAACCATGCTGTGGGGGACCTGACCTGGGAGCACATCGCCCCCTGCCTGCCCCGCTCTGACCGGGTCGCTGCCCTCGTGCTGGGGGGCATCCCACACAGCATGAGGCCTCAG CTGTGGATGCGTCTGTCTGGTGCTCTGCAGAAGAAGCGCACGTCTGAGATCTCCTACAGAGAGATCGTGAAGAACAGCTCCAACGAAGACACTACCGCAGCCAAACAG atagaGAAGGACCTGCTGCGCACCATGCCCAGTAATGCGTGTTTCTGCAGTGCGGGCAGTGTGGGGGTGCCTCGGCTGCGTAGAGTTCTGAGGGCGCTGGCCTGGTTGTACCCCGATATTGGCTACTGCCAGGGCACCGGCATG gtGGTGTCCTGCCTGCTGCTGTTCCTGGAGGAGGAGGACTGCCTGTGGATGATGTGCTCCCTGATTGAGGAGCTGCTGCCCCCCTCCTACTTCACCTCCACTCTGCTGGGTGTCCAGACTGACCAAAGAGTGCTGCGCCAGCTTATTGTCCAGCACTTGCCCCGGTTGGACCGCCTGCTACAGGAGCACGACATTG AGCTGTCTCTGATCACACTGCACTGGTTTCTGACCGCCTTCGCCAGTGTGGTGAGCGTGCCACTGCTGCTGCGCCTCTGGGACCTGCTGTTCTACCACGGCTCAATCGTGCTATTCCAGGTCACACTGGGCATGCTCAAGATCAAG gaggAGGAACTGGTGTCCTCTGAGAACTCGGCCTCCATCTTCAACACCCTGTCGGACCTGCCAGGGCAGCTGGGCGACGGGCGGCGTGTGCTGGAGGAGGCGGCTGCATTGGAGGGGTCCCTGTGCCCCCAGGCCCTGGAGGCCCAGCGGCGCAAACACATGGCCTACCTGCTGGCGGAACAGCAGGCCCAGCTCAGCAACACACACCCCCCTGCCTTGAGCCCCTCCCTGGGCAAG GTGGTCCGGCGGCAGGGCCCACGCCGCCGCTCGGCCCTGTCCTCCCTGCTGTTTGGTGACGAGGAGGCGGCTGCGGCACTCAAGGCCAAGAACGTGCGGCAGACAGAGCTGGTGGCAGCGCTTCGGGACGCCATTGCCCGTCTGGCACAGCACTTCCACTGCCTGGACCCCCGGCACTGCACcact gatctCACTCCAGATTACTCCATGGAGAGCCACCAGAAGGACCATGAGAACTTTGTCCTGGTATCTCGTTGCCGGCGGAGACGGGCCCGAGCTCTGCTGGACTTCGAGCGTCATGATGACGATGAGCTGGGCTTCCGCAAGAATGACATAATCACG ATTGTCTCTCAGAAAGACGAACACTGCTGGGTGGGAGAGCTCAATGGCCTGCGAG GGTGGTTTCCTGCGAAATTTGTGGAGGTTTTGGATGAGCGCAGTAAAGAG TATTCTCTGGCAGGGGACGACTCGGTGACGGAGGCAGTGACGGATCTGGTGCGCGGGACGCTGTGTCCGGCTCTGAAAGCCATCTTCCAGCACGGCCTGAAGAAGCCCTCCATCCTGGGGGGGCCCTGCCACCCCTGGCTCTTCATAGAGGAG gCTGCTAGCAGAGAAGTAGAAAGAGACTTCAACTCTGTGTATTCCCGACTTGTCCTCTGTAAGACCTATAG ACTGGATGAGGATGGGAAAGTTCTGACCCCAGAGGAGCTCCTGTACAGA GCGGTCCAGGCGGTCAATATGTCCCATGATTCCGCTCATGCTCAGATGGATGTCAAGTTTCGCTCCCTGATCTGCGTGGGACTGAA TGAGCAGGTActgcatctgtggctggagGTGCTATGCTCCAGTGTGCCGGCTGTGGAGAAGTGGTACCTGCCCTGGTCCTTCCTGCGCAGCCCAGGCTGGGTCCAGATCAAGTGTGAgctcag GGTTCTGTCCAAATTCGCCTTCAGTCTATCCCAGGACTGTGAGCTGGCTGATAAGAAACAG gagAAGGAGCAGAAGCCGCTTAAGGAGGGGGTCCAGGACATGCTGGTGAAGCACCACCTCTTCAGCTGGGACATCGACGGCTAg
- the sgsm3 gene encoding small G protein signaling modulator 3 isoform X2, whose protein sequence is MSGNFTPSPGGPFSALTPSMWPQDILGSINQDSDDPEIQYDEFGFRIDNEDPGRVTGGGVLAEDPQQRLRWQAHLEFTHNHAVGDLTWEHIAPCLPRSDRVAALVLGGIPHSMRPQLWMRLSGALQKKRTSEISYREIVKNSSNEDTTAAKQIEKDLLRTMPSNACFCSAGSVGVPRLRRVLRALAWLYPDIGYCQGTGMVVSCLLLFLEEEDCLWMMCSLIEELLPPSYFTSTLLGVQTDQRVLRQLIVQHLPRLDRLLQEHDIELSLITLHWFLTAFASVVSVPLLLRLWDLLFYHGSIVLFQVTLGMLKIKEEELVSSENSASIFNTLSDLPGQLGDGRRVLEEAAALEGSLCPQALEAQRRKHMAYLLAEQQAQLSNTHPPALSPSLGKVVRRQGPRRRSALSSLLFGDEEAAAALKAKNVRQTELVAALRDAIARLAQHFHCLDPRHCTTDLTPDYSMESHQKDHENFVLVSRCRRRRARALLDFERHDDDELGFRKNDIITIVSQKDEHCWVGELNGLRGWFPAKFVEVLDERSKEYSLAGDDSVTEAVTDLVRGTLCPALKAIFQHGLKKPSILGGPCHPWLFIEEAASREVERDFNSVYSRLVLCKTYRLDEDGKVLTPEELLYRAVQAVNMSHDSAHAQMDVKFRSLICVGLNEQVLHLWLEVLCSSVPAVEKWYLPWSFLRSPGWVQIKCELRVLSKFAFSLSQDCELADKKQTSPLMRSGVVDMLVKHHLFSWDL, encoded by the exons ATGTCAG GGAACTTCACCCCCAGCCCTGGTGGCCCGTTCTCTGCCCTCACCCCCAGCATGTGGCCACAGGACATCTTGGGCAGCATCAACCAG GATTCAGATGATCCAGAGATCCAATATGATGAGTTTGGTTTCCGGATCGACAATGaag ACCCGGGCCGCGTCACTGGGGGAGGGGTGCTGGCGGAGGACCCGCAGCAGCGGCTGCGCTGGCAGGCCCACTTGGAGTTCACCCACAACCATGCTGTGGGGGACCTGACCTGGGAGCACATCGCCCCCTGCCTGCCCCGCTCTGACCGGGTCGCTGCCCTCGTGCTGGGGGGCATCCCACACAGCATGAGGCCTCAG CTGTGGATGCGTCTGTCTGGTGCTCTGCAGAAGAAGCGCACGTCTGAGATCTCCTACAGAGAGATCGTGAAGAACAGCTCCAACGAAGACACTACCGCAGCCAAACAG atagaGAAGGACCTGCTGCGCACCATGCCCAGTAATGCGTGTTTCTGCAGTGCGGGCAGTGTGGGGGTGCCTCGGCTGCGTAGAGTTCTGAGGGCGCTGGCCTGGTTGTACCCCGATATTGGCTACTGCCAGGGCACCGGCATG gtGGTGTCCTGCCTGCTGCTGTTCCTGGAGGAGGAGGACTGCCTGTGGATGATGTGCTCCCTGATTGAGGAGCTGCTGCCCCCCTCCTACTTCACCTCCACTCTGCTGGGTGTCCAGACTGACCAAAGAGTGCTGCGCCAGCTTATTGTCCAGCACTTGCCCCGGTTGGACCGCCTGCTACAGGAGCACGACATTG AGCTGTCTCTGATCACACTGCACTGGTTTCTGACCGCCTTCGCCAGTGTGGTGAGCGTGCCACTGCTGCTGCGCCTCTGGGACCTGCTGTTCTACCACGGCTCAATCGTGCTATTCCAGGTCACACTGGGCATGCTCAAGATCAAG gaggAGGAACTGGTGTCCTCTGAGAACTCGGCCTCCATCTTCAACACCCTGTCGGACCTGCCAGGGCAGCTGGGCGACGGGCGGCGTGTGCTGGAGGAGGCGGCTGCATTGGAGGGGTCCCTGTGCCCCCAGGCCCTGGAGGCCCAGCGGCGCAAACACATGGCCTACCTGCTGGCGGAACAGCAGGCCCAGCTCAGCAACACACACCCCCCTGCCTTGAGCCCCTCCCTGGGCAAG GTGGTCCGGCGGCAGGGCCCACGCCGCCGCTCGGCCCTGTCCTCCCTGCTGTTTGGTGACGAGGAGGCGGCTGCGGCACTCAAGGCCAAGAACGTGCGGCAGACAGAGCTGGTGGCAGCGCTTCGGGACGCCATTGCCCGTCTGGCACAGCACTTCCACTGCCTGGACCCCCGGCACTGCACcact gatctCACTCCAGATTACTCCATGGAGAGCCACCAGAAGGACCATGAGAACTTTGTCCTGGTATCTCGTTGCCGGCGGAGACGGGCCCGAGCTCTGCTGGACTTCGAGCGTCATGATGACGATGAGCTGGGCTTCCGCAAGAATGACATAATCACG ATTGTCTCTCAGAAAGACGAACACTGCTGGGTGGGAGAGCTCAATGGCCTGCGAG GGTGGTTTCCTGCGAAATTTGTGGAGGTTTTGGATGAGCGCAGTAAAGAG TATTCTCTGGCAGGGGACGACTCGGTGACGGAGGCAGTGACGGATCTGGTGCGCGGGACGCTGTGTCCGGCTCTGAAAGCCATCTTCCAGCACGGCCTGAAGAAGCCCTCCATCCTGGGGGGGCCCTGCCACCCCTGGCTCTTCATAGAGGAG gCTGCTAGCAGAGAAGTAGAAAGAGACTTCAACTCTGTGTATTCCCGACTTGTCCTCTGTAAGACCTATAG ACTGGATGAGGATGGGAAAGTTCTGACCCCAGAGGAGCTCCTGTACAGA GCGGTCCAGGCGGTCAATATGTCCCATGATTCCGCTCATGCTCAGATGGATGTCAAGTTTCGCTCCCTGATCTGCGTGGGACTGAA TGAGCAGGTActgcatctgtggctggagGTGCTATGCTCCAGTGTGCCGGCTGTGGAGAAGTGGTACCTGCCCTGGTCCTTCCTGCGCAGCCCAGGCTGGGTCCAGATCAAGTGTGAgctcag GGTTCTGTCCAAATTCGCCTTCAGTCTATCCCAGGACTGTGAGCTGGCTGATAAGAAACAG ACCTCGCCGCTCATGCGATCGGGAGTGGTGGACATGCTGGTCAAACACCACCTCTTTAGCTGGGACCTGTAG